The Mannheimia pernigra sequence ACCAATAATCAACATAATCGATAATCCCATTAAAATACCAGGAATATAGCCAGCTAAAAATAATGCACCGATTGATGTGCCACCAGTTACCAATGAATAAACGATAAAAGTATTACTTGGTGGAATTAATAACCCTGTTGGACAAGAAGCAATGTTTACTGCTGCTGAAAATGCAGGATCATAACCTTCTTTCTTTTGTAATGGAGACATAATTCCCCCCATTGCTGCACCAGATGCAACTGCAGAACCTGAAATTGAACCAAACATCATATTAGCTAACACGTTTACGTGAGCCAAAGAACCTGGCAAGCGCCCACCTATTACTTTTGCAAATTCAATTAAACGTAAAGCAATACCACCTCTATTCATAATATTACCTGCAAGGATAAAAAATGGGATTGCAAGCAATGAAAAACTATCTAAGCCAGAAGCCATTTTCTGTGTAATTACAGTAATTGCTGCATCAAAAGGTACAGACATCATTACAGTAATTAGAGATGCTAAGCCGATAGAGAATGAAATTGGTACACCAATAAAAAGGAAGAGAAAGAATGTAGAACAAAGTACAAGAACAACTGACCATTCCATAATATGTTCTCCTTATATTAATTTAATGAGGATACTGGTTTAGCTAACGTAAATAAATCACGAATCACATAAACCAACATAAAGAAACCACTTAATGGAATGGCACTATAAACCAACCCCATTTCTATACCTAATACAGGGGAAATTTGCCCCGCATTTATTGTAGAGACCACTAATTTAATGCCTCCATAACACATAACTAGCACTATGAAACACAAGCTAATTAAGTTCACCACAAAATTTAGGCGTCTTAATTTATCTGGCGAAGATTCTAATCTTGTTGCTAATAAATCAATAGCTAAATGTTTTTTCTGACCAAACGCATAAGCTGCTCCAATTAAACCAACCCAAATAAATGAAAAACGGGCCAGTTCATCGGTATAGACACTCGGGTCCTGTAATACAAATCGTGAAAACACTTGCCAAACAACACAAATAACAAGAAGAATACTGATGATGACACATAAGGCAGATAATGCTTTATCAATCTTAGATACAAAATTATCCATACAACCCTCTTTAACAAGTAATGACTCAATAAACAAAATTGGTAAACCAATTCTGCTCAATATAGTTATTTTTTGCAATAAAAAATTATTAATTTTGTGATCTGGATCACCAATTTAGAAATTTTGGTTTGATATGTAAAAAATAGCTTTGTATGATAGATTAACAATTCAACTAATGGATACATTAACGAATTGTAGATTTTGAAATTTTAACTTTATCTAGGAGAACTCAATATGTTCACTAAAAAAACACTTCTTTCAACTTCATTAGCAACTGTTTTATCACTAGGTTTAGCATTTTCTGCGTCAGCAAAAACAACATTAAAACTAAATCACAATAATGATAAAACTCACCCAGTTCATATTTCTATGCAAAAAATGGCAGATGAAGTCAAAGAATTAACGAATGGAGAAATTGTAATTCGTATCTATCCAAATAGCCAGCTAGGAACACAACGTGAATCTATCGAATTACTGCAAGCAGGCTCACTAGATATGGCGAAATCAAATGCAAGTGAAATGGAATCATTTGAGCCATCTTATGGTGCATTTAATATTCCGTACTTATTTCATAACGTAGATCACTACTACGCAGCATTAAAAGATTCCGAAGTAGGTCAAAAAATCTTAGAAGCTTCTAAAGGTAAAGGTTTCCTAGGTTTAACTTATTATGATGGTGGTGCTCGTAGTTTCTATGCAAATAAAGAAATCAGAACGCCAGCTGATTTGAAAGGCTTAAAAGTTCGTGTTCAACCAAGCCCAAGTGCTGTAAAAATGATGGAGCTTCTTGGCGGTTCAGCAACACCTTTAGCATATGGTGAACTTTATACAGCCTTACAGCAAAAAGTAGTCGATGCTGCAGAAAATAACGAAACAGCACTAACACTTGCTCGCCATGGTGAAGTGTCAAAAGTCTTTAGCCAAGATGAACACACTATGATTCCTGATGTTCTACTAATTAGTGAAAAAACTTGGGCTAAATTAACACCTGAACAACAAAAGGCAATAAAAACAGCAGCGGATAATTCAATGATGTCTCATAAAGATTTATGGACGAAAATGATTGAAGAAGAGAAGAAAAAAGCACAAGAACAAATGGGAGTTAAATTCATTACCGTTGAAAAACAACCATTTATTGATGCAACTAAACCAATGAAAGATGAAGTAAAAGCAGATCCTGTAATTGGCAGCTTAGTAGAAAAAATTGATGCCCTAGCACCAACAGCTAAATAGTTAAAACACACAAAAATCTATTGCCACCTAAGGTAGCAATAGATTTTTATAAGAATATAAATAAAGAGGATAAATTAATGAATATTGCACAAAACCACAATTTAAAAAATAAAGTCGTCGTCGTAACAGGTGCTGGTGGCGTTTTATGTGCATTCTTAGCCAAAGAATTAGCAAAAACCAAAGCAAAGATTGCTTTACTTGATTTAAATTTAGAAGCTGCACAAAAAATAGCTGATGAAATATCTTCCGAAGGTGGAGTTGCTAAAGCGTATCAAACTAACGTTCTAGAATTAGATAATATTAAAGCCGTACGCGACCAAATTACTGCTGATTTAGGAACTTGTGATATTTTAATCAACGGAGCAGGTGGTAATAATCCGAAAGCAACTACCGATAATGAATTTCACGAGGTAGATTTGCCAGAAAATACTAAATCTTTCTTTGAATTGGATAAAGGTGGTATTGAGTTTGTCTTCAACTTAAACTACTTAGGTACATTGTTACCAACCCAAGTCTTCGCAAAAGATATGATTGGTAAAGAGGGCGCAAATATCGTCAATATTTCGAGTATGAATGCTTTCACGCCATTAACCAAAATTCCAGCTTACTCTGGAGCCAAAGCTGCTATCAGCAACTTTACTCAATGGCTTGCCGTTTACTTCTCAAAAGTGGGGATTCGTTGTAATGCAATTGCACCAGGTTTCTTAGTCAGTAACCAAAATCGTGGACTGCTCTTTGATAGCGAAGGTAACCCAACTGCTCGAGCGAATAAAATCTTAACGAATACGCCAATGGGACGTTTTGGTGAACCAGAAGAATTATTAGGTGCATTACTGTTCTTAGTTGATAGCCAATATTCCAGCTTTGTAAATGGTGTTATTATTCCAGTAGATGGTGGTTTTTCTGCTTATAGCGGTGTATAGCCTAACGAGGTTTATATGAAACAATTTTTATATGAAGATTTTTTACTCTCAACGCCAACCGCTAGAAAGCTCTATCACGACTATGCTAAAGATCAGCCCATCTTTGACTATCACTGCCACTTAAATCCAAAGGAAATCGCAGAAAATCGTCAATTTAATGATTTAGCCGAAATTTGGTTAGAAGGTGATCACTATAAATGGCGGGCAATGCGTTCAGCAGGCGTTGAAGAGCGTTTAATCACTGGTGATGCAGATAAATACAGTAAATACTTAGCATTTTCGGAAACTGTACCAAAATGTATTGGTAACCCAATTTACCATTGGACACATTTAGAATTACGCCGTCCATTTGGCATTACGAACACGCTTTTCTCGCCTGAAACAGCAGAAAAAATTTGGCATCAAGGCAAAGAATTACTGCAACAGCCTGAATTTTCAGCTCGTGGCATTATGCAGCAGATGAATGTGAAATTAGTAGGTACAACTGATGATCCTATTGATTCACTAAAACATCACAAAGCGATTGCCCAAGACAACACGTTTGATATTGAAGTAGTGCCAAGTTTCCGACCAGACCGTGCATTCAAAATTGAGTTACCGTTATTCAATGATTACATTGAACAGTTAGGTAAAGTGACCGATATTGAGATCAATACCTTTGATAAATTAAAACAAGCCTTACTAAAACGCATTGAGCATTTTGATCAACAGGGTTGTAAATCTGCTGATCATGGTATTGAAATCGTCCGTTTTACACCTATTCCTGATGAAAAAACTCTCGATCAGATTTTGCAAAAAAGATTACAAAATCAACCGCTTGCAGAAGAGGAAATCGCTCAATTTAGTACCGCTTTATTAGTTTGGTTAGGTACAGAATATCATAAACGAAATTGGGTAATGCAAATGCACATTGGGGCAATCCGTAACAATAATACGAGAATGTTCAAATTATTGGGTGCAGATTCAGGATTTGATTCGATTGGCGATCGTCCATTTGCTGAAGCACTTTCTTGCTTATTGGACAATATGGATCAAACCGACCAACTACCAAAAACCATTTTGTACTGCTTAAACCCTCGTGATAACGAAATGTTAGGCAGTATGATCGGCAATTTCCAAACAGGTGGCATTGCAGGCAAAATCCAATTCGGTTCAGGTTGGTGGTTTAATGACCAAAAAGATGGAATGGAACGCCAATTACAGCAGCTTTCACAATTAGGTTTACTCAGCCAATTTGTTGGAATGCTAACCGATTCCCGCAGCTTCCTATCCTATACCCGCCACGAATATTTCCGCAGAATCCTATGTGAAATGATTGGCGGCTGGGTAGCACGAGGCGAAGCACCAAATGATCTGAAGTTACTTGGCACTATGGTAAAAGATATTTGCTACAGTAACGCAAAACGTTATTTCAAATAGGAGATAACAATGAAAAAACTCTCCATCATCGGGGAATGTATGATTGAGTTAAATGGCGAGCCGTTTGGGAATATGTATCAAACTTATGGCGGTGATTCGCTGAATACCGCCACTTATCTGACTCGGGTGACTCCGCCTGAGCAGATTGAAGTGCGTTATATTTCCGCTCTTGGCACAGATAAACTCAGTCAAGGTATGCTGGACGCTTGGCAGGCGGATAATATCAATACTGATTTTGTGTTGCGTGATGAACACCGCCAGCCTGGACTTTATCTCATTCAGTTGGATAAACAAGGGGAACGGACGTTTCTCTATTGGCGAAATCAGTCCGCTGCTCGTTATCTGTTGCAACACGCTGATTACCCGAAAGCCCTGAATGCAATAGCAGAAACCGATATGGTCTATCTTAGCGGTATTTCATTGGCTATTCTGTCTGAGAATGACCGTTTTCAGCTTATTGAGCAACTGCATGCACTGAAAACACAAGGCGTGAAAATCGCTTTTGATAGTAACTACCGCTCAAAACTGTGGAAAAGTACCGAAACGGCTCAACGGTATTATGCTAATTTGCTCGATTTAGTGGATTTAGCTCTCGTTACATTTGATGATGAACACCTACTTTGGGGTGATACAAACGAGCAAGACACACTTACCCGCCTTGCGCAATATGGTATTGAAACCATCGTAGTCAAACAAGGCTCTCGGGGGGCAACTGTTCAAACTCACAATGAGCAAATTTTTGTGCCAACTATTCCCATTGAGAATGTGGTTGACACTACCTCCGCAGGCGATTCTTTCAATGCAGGTTTCCTTAACGGCTATTTGCTCAGCAAAGATTTAGTCACTTGCTGCCAACAAGGCAACTCCCTTGCAGGTATTGTGATTCAGCACAAAGGGGCAATTATTGATAAATCAGCCACCGCCCATCTAAAACAGCAGTTTGCACAGTAATATAAGCGGTTGTTATTGTAAAAAATTTGACAAAAATGACCGCTTGCATACAACATAAAGAGGTTAGAAATGCGTTATACCACCGAACAAATCGTAGAAAAATTAAGAGAACTCAAAGTTGTCCCTGTCATCGCACTAGACAACGCGGAAGATATTTTACCGCTTGCGAAGACCTTATCCAATAATGGCTTACCTGTGGTGGAAATTACTTTCCGCTCGGCTGCGGCTGAAGAGGCGATTAAGTTAGTCAAAGCAAACTATCCAGAAGTATTAATAGCCGCAGGAACAGTACTCACCAAAGAGCAAGTCTTAACAGCTAAAAATGCTGGAGCAGATTGTATTGTTACACCAGGCTTTAACCCAAATATCGTGCAATATTGCCAAGATCTAAACTTACCAATTATCCCAGGCGTAAATAACCCAATGGCAATTGAAGCTGCACTTGAGCTTGGCATACAAGCGGTCAAATTTTTCCCTGCAGAAGCAAGTGGCGGAGCCAAAATGATTAAAGCATTATTAGGCCCTTACAGCAACTTACAAATGATGCCAACAGGTGGAGTCAGCCTCGCTAATATCAAGGATTATCTTACTATCTCAAACGTCTTAGCTTGTGGAGGATCTTGGTTTGTAGAGCAATCACTAATTAAAGAACAAAAATGGGAAAAGATCAGTGAATTAGTGAGAGAAGTCGTTGAGATTGTTAATTAAGTGAAATTGCTCAAGTATAAAAAAGGGTCTTTTTTTATCTATTTACAAGAGAATACAAATTCGGCATACTCTATTTAATGCCAACTTTAACTATTAAGGGCTATTTTAAATAGCCTTTTCTTTTATAACTCTCTATGAAAAAAATCATTCCTATTTCGTTAATCTTAACTTCACATTTTGCTTTTACCGCCGCTGCCCCAATTCAAATTCAAGAGAAAATAGATAGCCAGCGAATGCAACAAAATCAACCGTTTGAAAGACCCGAGCATAAAGTATCGAAATCACAGCCCCAAATACAACATAGTGATAAAGCCATTTCTCTTTCAAAACAAGAGTTACTTAAACAACCTCATTTACTGAATTCGGCAATGCTCTCTACCTTGATCACAGGAAATGCGGAAGATGTGCTCTTTTTGCTGCCTATTTATCAAAAATTGTCTATTGCTGAGCAAAGTAGAGAAATAATGCAATGGGCAAAAGCCGTTGAGGCTAGAGCAAAGCAAAACTACGCTCAATCTATCAAGCTCTATCGAGAGTTGTTAGCCAATTATCCTGAAAATCAGCCAATCCGTATGCAGCTTGCGGTGACTCTTTTTGAGAATCGTGAAAATGAAGCAGCAGAAGCACAATTTCACAAATTACAAGCGGATAAATTACCGCCAGAAATTGCAAATATCATCCATCATTATTTAGCTGCAATCAATAAACAAGATAGGTGGATATTTCAAGGCGGTTTAACTTTTTTAAACGATCCGAATATTAATAATGCCCCTGCTTCAGGCATCACTCATAATGGCTGGACCGCACCAAGAAAAGAATCCGCACAAGGCGTTGGACTTAACGTTAACGTGGAAAAGAAATGGTCTTGGGGAAATGGTATCTTCCACGAATTTCATCTAAATGGTAATGGAAAATATTATTGGAATAACAAAAAATATAATGAATATTCGCTAAGAGAAAGCTTTGGATTAGGCTATCAAAATGCAAAACAGAAAATCACTGTTTTACCATTCTTAGAGCAAATGTGGTATGCAGGTGGTTCAACTCAAAGTGAAAGCACTAAACGTTATTCCAATGCAAGAGGGGTAAATACCCGTTGGCAATATTGGATTACGCCACAATGGCAATCATCTATCACTTATGAGTATGCCGAGCAGCGTTACACACGCCGCAAGCACTTAGATGGGAATTATCATTTTATTTCCCCAAGCGTTTATTATTATCCAAGCAGCCAGCAATATTGGTTTGTTGGGGCAAACTTTAACCGCAATAGCACGAGAGATTTAGATGACAGCTTTATTCGCAAAGGAATATCTCTAGGTTGGGGGCAAGAGTGGAAGAATGGACTTTCTAGCCAATTAAGTGTCAGCTACGCCCGCAAGCAACATCGTGCTCCAATGCCAATTTTCCTAATTACTCAACGTAATAAAGAATACGGTGTGCAAGTAAGCCTTTGGCATAGAGCTTTACATTTTAAAGGGATTACGCCTCGTTTAACCTGGCAATATAACAAAGTAAAAAGTAATCACGCTTTTTATAACTATGATAAAAATCGTGTTTACATTGAATTTTCCCATACGTTCTAAGCAAAAACCGCCCTGTTTAAGGGGCGATTTTGCTTAATTATCTAATAACTTCTTCAATTGGTATAACGCATCTAACGCTTGTTTTGGCGTGAGTTCATCGGGTTGGATTGCTTTAAGGGCTTTTTCTAGATCGCTTTCTTCTGCAAGCGGTCGAATATTACTCGCTACGCTCGTGCCTTCGGAGCCGTTGGCAAAGCCAACGTTCAAACACAAGTGTTTGTCATCATTTTTTTGCAAATCATCGGAGAAGTCAGCTGCAAAAAGCAAATCCGCCTGTGGGTGTTCATTGGCTTGTTTGGTTTGGTGGGAGATTTCTTCTAAATGTGCCAAACGTTGTTTTGCCAATTGAATAACCTGCTTTGGCACACCTGCAAGTGCTGCTACCGCCAAGCCATAACTTTTACTTGCAGCCCCCTCTTGCACTGAGTGCATAAAGGCAATCGTATCGTTGTGTTCACGTGCATCTAAATGTACATTTGCTACACCTTTAAATTGATGTGGTAGCCCTGTTAACTCAAAATAGTGGGTAGCAAAGAGGGTTAAAGATTGTATTTTCTTCGCTAACCATTCCGCACACGCCCAAGCAAGCGATAAACCATCATAGGTGGACGTACCTCGCCCAATTTCATCAATCAATACAAGGCTTTTTTCTGTGGCTTGGTGTAAAATATTCGCCATTTCAGTCATCTCAACCATAAAGGTTGAACGTCCAGAAGCTAAATCATCACTAGCACCAATACGAGTGAAAATGCGATCAATCGGACCTATCTCCGCACTTTCTGCTGGCACAAAACTGCCGATATACGCCATTAGCGTAATCAATGCAATTTGTCGCATATAAGTGCTTTTCCCTCCCATATTCGGACCCGTTACAATCAATAAATGACGCTGGGCATTCAAAAATACTGGATTAGCAATAAATGGATCCGTTAAGACTTGCTCAACCACAGGGTGTCTTCCACCTTTGATATTAACCACTCTCGTTTGGCTAAATGTTGGACAAACATAATTTAAACTCTCCGCTCGTTCAGCCAAATTAGTCAGCACATCAAGCGTTGATAACGCCATTGCCGCCAGTTGTAACTCGCCTAATCGTGGCATCAAAATATCGAACAATTCGTCATAAAGTTGTTTTTCTAATGCAAGCGATGCCCCTTTCGCCTTTAATACTTTATCTTCATAGGTCTTAAGTTCAGGAATAATATACCGCTCGGCATTTTTAAGCGTTTGGCGACGAACGTAGTGAATAGGGGCTTTGTGAGCCTGCCCTTGACTAATTTGAATATAGTAGCCGTGTACTGCATTAAAACCGATTTTAAGGGAATCAATACCTGTGCTTTCACGCTCACGAATTTCCAGATTCTCCAAATATTGCGTTGCTCCGTCTGAAAGCTCTCTCCATTCATCAAGCTCGGCATTGTAACCTTCGGCGATCACACCACCATCACGCATAAGCTGTGGCGGATTTTCAATCATCGCACGTTCAAGCAAATCGTGTAGCTCACTAAAATCCGCGACTTGAGATAACAACTTATCTAAACTAGCGGTCAGATTTTGCGAATTTTTTGCAATTTCAGGCAATTGTGCTAATGCGGTGCGTAAACGAGTAAGATCTCGAGGACGAGCCGATCGTAGTGCAACACGTGCTAAAATCCGCTCCATATCGCCTACTTGCTGCAGCAAAGGTTGCAGCTCGCTCACTCGATCATATTGAACAAACGCCGCGATGGTCTGCTGCCTTCCTTCTAGTTTGGCATAATCTCGAATCGGTTGATGAATCCAACGCTTGAGCAAACGGCTCCCCATCGGGGTAACACACTTATCCAACACCGCAGCTAACGTATTTTCTGTGCCACCTGCGAGATTTTGTGTTAGCTCTAAATTACGGCGAGTGGCTGCATCTAATAATATGGTATCGCTATGTTGTGCCAATTTAATGGAATTAATATGAGGCAATGCGGTGCGTTGAGTTTCTTGGGCATAATGCAACACGCACCCAGCCGCACAAAGTGCTATCACAGCTTTTTCTACGCCAAATCCAGCGAGGCTTTGCGTACCAAATTGGCGATTTAATAACTGAATAGCTGTCACCAATTCAAATTCCCAAACAGGGCGACGACGTAAACCTTTATAATTGTTTAAAATGCTCGCAGCCGAAAAATCTTCTGCATACAGGATTTCCGCTGGCTGTAAACGCTGCAATTCCGCCGCCAACGCCTCTTTGCTCGGCAATTCGCTCATTAAAAACCGCCCAGAAGTCATATCTAAAGAAGCAATCGCAAAAGTGCCTTTTTCTTCATATACCGCTGCAACCAAGTTGTCTTGACGTTCAGGTAACAAGGCTTCGTCACTCACTGTTCCTGGCGTTACAATTCTAACGACTTTGCGTTCAACTGGTCCTTTTGAAGTGGTAGGGTCGCCCACTTGCTCGCAAATCGCTACACTCTCGCCTAATGCCACCAGCTTTGCTAAATACCCCTCCACCGCGTGATACGGCACACCCGCCATCGGAATCGGCTCGCCTGCCGACTGCCCACGCTTGGTCAATGAAATATCCAACAATGCAGCTGCTCTTTTTGCATCATCATAAAATAGCTCATAAAAATCGCCCATTCGATAGAATAATAAAATATCAGGATTTTGGGCTTTAAGTTGCAAATATTGCATCATCATTGGGGTATGCTGTGTGTTTTTTTCGTTTAAATTCATCTTGTTGTATTAGTTAATATATTGATATTAAATGATTTTATCAAACATATAGGATCTATATCGTTTCTTAAGATTCCATAAAGTCTCATAAAAACCTATGCTTAAATATAGGTTTATTTGTAGGTTATCATAACCCGTAGTATAATATATGTACACAAATAAGCACTTTTCTTTCAAGGAGCTATTTTATGAGTAATGATGTAAAAAAGCCATTAACAACAAAAACAATTGAGATGATGAAACCTAAGGATCAGGATAAAGCCGATGTTGGGGAATACTCAGGATTAAGAGTCACCTGCGGTAAAACTGGTATAAAAACTTTCTTTTATCGTTATTCAAGCCCGATAACAAAGAAACTTACGCAAGTGAAAATAGGTTCATTCCCTACTGTTAGTTTAGCAGATGCAAGGAAACAAC is a genomic window containing:
- a CDS encoding TRAP transporter small permease, which codes for MDNFVSKIDKALSALCVIISILLVICVVWQVFSRFVLQDPSVYTDELARFSFIWVGLIGAAYAFGQKKHLAIDLLATRLESSPDKLRRLNFVVNLISLCFIVLVMCYGGIKLVVSTINAGQISPVLGIEMGLVYSAIPLSGFFMLVYVIRDLFTLAKPVSSLN
- a CDS encoding TRAP transporter substrate-binding protein; protein product: MFTKKTLLSTSLATVLSLGLAFSASAKTTLKLNHNNDKTHPVHISMQKMADEVKELTNGEIVIRIYPNSQLGTQRESIELLQAGSLDMAKSNASEMESFEPSYGAFNIPYLFHNVDHYYAALKDSEVGQKILEASKGKGFLGLTYYDGGARSFYANKEIRTPADLKGLKVRVQPSPSAVKMMELLGGSATPLAYGELYTALQQKVVDAAENNETALTLARHGEVSKVFSQDEHTMIPDVLLISEKTWAKLTPEQQKAIKTAADNSMMSHKDLWTKMIEEEKKKAQEQMGVKFITVEKQPFIDATKPMKDEVKADPVIGSLVEKIDALAPTAK
- a CDS encoding SDR family oxidoreductase; amino-acid sequence: MNIAQNHNLKNKVVVVTGAGGVLCAFLAKELAKTKAKIALLDLNLEAAQKIADEISSEGGVAKAYQTNVLELDNIKAVRDQITADLGTCDILINGAGGNNPKATTDNEFHEVDLPENTKSFFELDKGGIEFVFNLNYLGTLLPTQVFAKDMIGKEGANIVNISSMNAFTPLTKIPAYSGAKAAISNFTQWLAVYFSKVGIRCNAIAPGFLVSNQNRGLLFDSEGNPTARANKILTNTPMGRFGEPEELLGALLFLVDSQYSSFVNGVIIPVDGGFSAYSGV
- the uxaC gene encoding glucuronate isomerase, whose protein sequence is MKQFLYEDFLLSTPTARKLYHDYAKDQPIFDYHCHLNPKEIAENRQFNDLAEIWLEGDHYKWRAMRSAGVEERLITGDADKYSKYLAFSETVPKCIGNPIYHWTHLELRRPFGITNTLFSPETAEKIWHQGKELLQQPEFSARGIMQQMNVKLVGTTDDPIDSLKHHKAIAQDNTFDIEVVPSFRPDRAFKIELPLFNDYIEQLGKVTDIEINTFDKLKQALLKRIEHFDQQGCKSADHGIEIVRFTPIPDEKTLDQILQKRLQNQPLAEEEIAQFSTALLVWLGTEYHKRNWVMQMHIGAIRNNNTRMFKLLGADSGFDSIGDRPFAEALSCLLDNMDQTDQLPKTILYCLNPRDNEMLGSMIGNFQTGGIAGKIQFGSGWWFNDQKDGMERQLQQLSQLGLLSQFVGMLTDSRSFLSYTRHEYFRRILCEMIGGWVARGEAPNDLKLLGTMVKDICYSNAKRYFK
- a CDS encoding sugar kinase gives rise to the protein MKKLSIIGECMIELNGEPFGNMYQTYGGDSLNTATYLTRVTPPEQIEVRYISALGTDKLSQGMLDAWQADNINTDFVLRDEHRQPGLYLIQLDKQGERTFLYWRNQSAARYLLQHADYPKALNAIAETDMVYLSGISLAILSENDRFQLIEQLHALKTQGVKIAFDSNYRSKLWKSTETAQRYYANLLDLVDLALVTFDDEHLLWGDTNEQDTLTRLAQYGIETIVVKQGSRGATVQTHNEQIFVPTIPIENVVDTTSAGDSFNAGFLNGYLLSKDLVTCCQQGNSLAGIVIQHKGAIIDKSATAHLKQQFAQ
- a CDS encoding bifunctional 4-hydroxy-2-oxoglutarate aldolase/2-dehydro-3-deoxy-phosphogluconate aldolase, whose product is MRYTTEQIVEKLRELKVVPVIALDNAEDILPLAKTLSNNGLPVVEITFRSAAAEEAIKLVKANYPEVLIAAGTVLTKEQVLTAKNAGADCIVTPGFNPNIVQYCQDLNLPIIPGVNNPMAIEAALELGIQAVKFFPAEASGGAKMIKALLGPYSNLQMMPTGGVSLANIKDYLTISNVLACGGSWFVEQSLIKEQKWEKISELVREVVEIVN
- a CDS encoding surface lipoprotein assembly modifier; protein product: MKKIIPISLILTSHFAFTAAAPIQIQEKIDSQRMQQNQPFERPEHKVSKSQPQIQHSDKAISLSKQELLKQPHLLNSAMLSTLITGNAEDVLFLLPIYQKLSIAEQSREIMQWAKAVEARAKQNYAQSIKLYRELLANYPENQPIRMQLAVTLFENRENEAAEAQFHKLQADKLPPEIANIIHHYLAAINKQDRWIFQGGLTFLNDPNINNAPASGITHNGWTAPRKESAQGVGLNVNVEKKWSWGNGIFHEFHLNGNGKYYWNNKKYNEYSLRESFGLGYQNAKQKITVLPFLEQMWYAGGSTQSESTKRYSNARGVNTRWQYWITPQWQSSITYEYAEQRYTRRKHLDGNYHFISPSVYYYPSSQQYWFVGANFNRNSTRDLDDSFIRKGISLGWGQEWKNGLSSQLSVSYARKQHRAPMPIFLITQRNKEYGVQVSLWHRALHFKGITPRLTWQYNKVKSNHAFYNYDKNRVYIEFSHTF
- the mutS gene encoding DNA mismatch repair protein MutS, translating into MNLNEKNTQHTPMMMQYLQLKAQNPDILLFYRMGDFYELFYDDAKRAAALLDISLTKRGQSAGEPIPMAGVPYHAVEGYLAKLVALGESVAICEQVGDPTTSKGPVERKVVRIVTPGTVSDEALLPERQDNLVAAVYEEKGTFAIASLDMTSGRFLMSELPSKEALAAELQRLQPAEILYAEDFSAASILNNYKGLRRRPVWEFELVTAIQLLNRQFGTQSLAGFGVEKAVIALCAAGCVLHYAQETQRTALPHINSIKLAQHSDTILLDAATRRNLELTQNLAGGTENTLAAVLDKCVTPMGSRLLKRWIHQPIRDYAKLEGRQQTIAAFVQYDRVSELQPLLQQVGDMERILARVALRSARPRDLTRLRTALAQLPEIAKNSQNLTASLDKLLSQVADFSELHDLLERAMIENPPQLMRDGGVIAEGYNAELDEWRELSDGATQYLENLEIRERESTGIDSLKIGFNAVHGYYIQISQGQAHKAPIHYVRRQTLKNAERYIIPELKTYEDKVLKAKGASLALEKQLYDELFDILMPRLGELQLAAMALSTLDVLTNLAERAESLNYVCPTFSQTRVVNIKGGRHPVVEQVLTDPFIANPVFLNAQRHLLIVTGPNMGGKSTYMRQIALITLMAYIGSFVPAESAEIGPIDRIFTRIGASDDLASGRSTFMVEMTEMANILHQATEKSLVLIDEIGRGTSTYDGLSLAWACAEWLAKKIQSLTLFATHYFELTGLPHQFKGVANVHLDAREHNDTIAFMHSVQEGAASKSYGLAVAALAGVPKQVIQLAKQRLAHLEEISHQTKQANEHPQADLLFAADFSDDLQKNDDKHLCLNVGFANGSEGTSVASNIRPLAEESDLEKALKAIQPDELTPKQALDALYQLKKLLDN